In Monomorium pharaonis isolate MP-MQ-018 chromosome 3, ASM1337386v2, whole genome shotgun sequence, a genomic segment contains:
- the LOC105828737 gene encoding mediator of RNA polymerase II transcription subunit 7, producing MAAPEAIQVSSLPLPPVQYINLYTDENVRRGRAPRPPPPIHDSYSMFGNVFNADDTIIRPLEAQGIKRLYPQHFDRRRELKKLNHSLLVNFLDLIDLLVQCPDSPRRAEKVEDLSLLFIHIHHLLNEFRPHQARETLRVMMELQRRQRQETTLRFQKHLEKVQEILQHALQMLPDTELDSKLAINTDAMESMDNLGFEQQTQDPCSPSDRIMCKVIDDMLSSNGLF from the exons ATGGCGGCCCCCGAAGCGATACAGGTGAGCTCGCTGCCGCTGCCGCCTGTTCAATACATCAATCTGTACACGGACGAGAATGTGCGGCGAGGACGAGCACCGCGGCCACCGCCGCCGATCCACGACAGCTATTCTATGTTCGGGAACGTGTTCAACGCCGACGACACGATCATCAGGCCGCTCGAGGCCCAGGGCATCAAGCGGCTGTACCCGCAGCACTTCGACCGTCGGCGCGAGCTGAAGAAGCTCAATCACTCGTTGCTCGTCAACTTCCTGGATCTGATTGACCTGCTGGTCCAGTGCCCCGACAGCCCAAGACGCGCAGAAAAG GTTGAAGATCTTAGtttgttatttattcatatcCATCACCTGCTAAATGAATTTCGACCGCATCAAGCCAGGGAAACATTGCGAGTCATGATGGAGCTGCAGCGTAGGCAACGTCAAGAGACAACGTTGCGTTTCCAAAAGCATCTTGAAAAG GTTCAAGAAATACTGCAGCATGCTCTACAGATGCTTCCTGATACAGAACTGGACTCCAAACTTGCGATAAACACAGATGCCATGGAATCCATGGATAACTTAGGCTTCGAACAGCAGACCCAGGATCCTTGTAGCCCAAGCGATCGTATCATGTGTAAAGTGATAGACGATATGCTTTCTTCAAATGGACTGTTCTGA
- the LOC105828736 gene encoding apoptosis inhibitor 5, translated as MSTDSIEKLYKNFGILADAKDKLVQHEKEYLEILTAVKGSPKEKRLASQFIARFFKHFPKLADQAIDAHLDLCEDEDMAIRKQAIKDLPALCKDNKEHTARIADILAQLLQAEDSSELAVVHNSIMSLMKSDPKGTLSGFFSQILNGDDGTRERCIKFLATKLKAIGHDIITKEPEDLLIAECKKVLQDVTADEFHSIMEILAWTRLGSTVTGQQELVDITIEQAELSVPFKHTNVEQWNRLVQCVKHALPFFSSQIDSSKFVSYICVQVLPHLSLMTSPDGRDIQLELLKLLAELTVFCGIIEKPEDKVQQLYNTLITYMPLPPATEITDVPKLQFSHVECLMYAFHKLCKQTPEFLIKDPEQLKEFRLRLQYFARGIQGYIKKLREAISGKTEEELKSEENQLKVVALKTTNNINTLIKDLFHSPPSFKSIIHLSWKTPCNDKKNEKNSAQKRHTPITFGNDNSPNKRSKEDKNNKREIYTPPSGKYSSNISNYGRGRFKGNRPRGRGAFRTRGRGPWRKNFY; from the exons CATGAAAAGGAATATCTGGAAATACTAACTGCAGTTAAAGGATCACCTAAGGAAAAAAGATTGGCGTCGCAATTTATTGCAAGGTTTTTCAAGCATTTTCCGAAACTAGCGGATCAGGCTATAGATGCTCACTTGGATTTGTGCGAAGATGAAGATATGGCT ATTCGAAAACAAGCTATTAAAGATTTACCAGCGCtttgtaaagataataaagaacATACAGCAAGAATTGCAGATATTTTAGCACAATTATTGCAAGCTGAGGATTCTTCAGAATTAGCAGTTGTACATAACAGTATTATGTCGCTTATGAAGAGTGATCCCAAAg gTACCTTAAGCGGATTCTTTAGCCAAATTCTTAATGGCGACGATGGGACAAGAGAACgttgtataaaatttctagCTACCAAACTTAAAGCAATAGGACATGACATTATCACAAAGGAACCAGAAGATTTGTTAATTGCAGaatgtaaaaaagtattacag gaCGTGACTGCTGATGAGTTTCACAGTATTATGGAAATCCTTGCGTGGACTAGATTGGGATCTACCGTCACTGGTCAACAAGAATTGGTCGATATTACAATAGAACAGGCGGAACTTTCTGTACCTTTTAAGCATACTAATGTTGAGCAATGGAACAGATTAGTCCAATGTGTTAAACATGCTCTTCCATTCTTCAGT tcACAGATAGATTCgtcaaaatttgtttcatatatttgcGTGCAAGTTTTACCACATCTTTCTTTGATGACTTCTCCCGATGGTCGAGATATTCAATTGGAACTATTAAAGTTGCTTGCTGAATTAACTGTGTTTTGTGGAATAATTGAAAAACCCGAAGATAAAGTTCAACAACTTTACAATACCCTTATT aCCTATATGCCACTTCCTCCAGCTACAGAAATTACTGATGTACCAAAGTTACAGTTTAGTCATGTGGAATGTTTAATGTATGCTTTTCATAAATTGTGTAAGCAAACTCCCGAATTTTTGATAAAGGATCCAGAGCAGCTTAAAGAATTTCGATTAagattacaatattttgcGAGGGGCATTCAAGGTTACATAAAGAAGTTACGTGAAGCTATTAGCGGAAAGACGGaagaagaattaaaatctGAGGAAAATCAGTTAAAGGTTGTGGCATTAAAAACAACcaacaatattaatactttgatcAAAGATCTGTTTCATTCACCTCCTAGCTTCAAGAGCATCATACATCTTTCGTGGAAAACGCCTTGTAATGACAAAAAG aatgaaaaaaattctgctCAGAAAAGACATACACCGATCACATTTGGAAACGACAACAGCCCAAATAAACGCAGCAAGGAAGATAAGAacaataaaagagaaatatatacacCTCCTAGTGGCAAATACAGTTCGAACATATCAAATTATG gCCGTGGTAGATTTAAAGGTAACAGGCCTAGAGGTAGAGGCGCTTTCAGGACAAGAGGTCGTGGTCCATGgcgaaagaatttttattaa